TCGGCAGGCCACCAATGCCCGAACCGACCAGCACGCCGGCACGGTCGGCGTTGGCCTCGGTCACTTCCAGACCGCTGTCCTTGAGCGCCTGCACGCCGGCGGCAATGCCGTAATGGATGAAGGTATCCATCTGGCGGGCGTCCTTGGCCGAGAGGTAATCCTCGACGTTGAAGCCCTTCACTTCGCCAGCGAAGTGCACAGCCAGGTTGGAAGGATCAAATTTGGTGACGGTGGCGATGCCGGACTTGCCAGCGACCAGATTGGCCCACCCTTCGGCGACCGAGTTTCCTACCGGAGAGACCAGCCCCAGGCCGGTAACGACTACGCGACGACGGCTCACTATACTTTCCTGCGACTCTGTATCAGCGACAAAGGCCACAGAAAGCGCGCCACCCGGCCAAGCCGGGAAGCGCCACTTCTGTGGCCCGCGATGCCAAGAGAAAACGACGCTTACGCCTTGACGTTGGCGCGAGCGTAGTCGATGGCTTGTTGCACCGTGGTGATCTTCTCAGCTTCTTCGTCCGGGATTTCCATACCGAACTCATCTTCCAACGCCATCACCAGCTCAACCGTGTCGAGCGAGTCCGCGCCGAGATCGTTGACGAACGACGATTCGTTCTTGATGTCAGCCTCGGCCACGCCCAGTTGCTCGGCGACGATCTTCTTGACGCGTTGTTCGATGTTGTCCATTTAACCCTCCAGGGAAGTATTCGACAAAAAGTGCGCGCATTCTAGCAGGTTTGCGCGATGAAAAACCGCGCCAAGAACCATGCAAAAAGTACGCCCAATGTGATGCTAAAAGCCAGTTAGTTCGGCGATCTCACCGGTTTTGCGCAAGACCATGCCTCGCGCAGCGCACCGGTGACACCGCCGCCGGGACGGCTTCCTTATCCCATGTACATGCCGCCGTTGACGTGCAGCGTCGCACCCGTGATGTAGCCCGCTGCCGGCGACGCCAGAAAGGCAACCGCGCTGGCGATGTCTTCCGGCATACCGAGGCGGCCAAGCGGGATCTGCGCCTTCAGCGCGGTATGTTGCTCCTCGGACAGCACCTTCGTCATGTCGGTATCGATAAAGCCCGGCGCGATGCTGTTGACCGTGATGTTACGGCTGCCGATCTCCCTGGCCAGCGCCCGCGCCATGCCCTCCACGCCCGCCTTGGCGGCCGCGTAGTTGGCCTGACCCGGATTGCCGGCCGAGCCGACCACCGAGGTGATATTGATGATACGGCCGCCTCGCGCCTTCATCATGGGACGCAGCACAGCGCGGGACAACCGGAAAACGGCACTCAGGTTGGTGTCGATGACAGCCGTCCATTCGTCGTCCTTCATGCGCATGGCCAGGTTGTCCTGGGTGATGCCGGCGTTGTTCACGAGAATACTCAGGCCGCCGTGCGTCTTGATGGTCTCGTCGATCACGGCTTCGCAGCGCGCCGCATCGTTGACGTTGAGCACCACCCCGGCGCCCTTGACACCGGCTTCAGCGAAATAAGCGGAAATCGCCTGGGCGCCCGCGTCGGAAGTGGCCGTGCCGACCACGGTGGCTCCCTGGCGCGCCAGTTCCAGCGCAATGGCCCGGCCGATGCCGCGCGAAGCGCCGGTGACGAGAGCGACCTGATTGTTCAATGCTTGGGTCATGCGGATTCCGTTATTTGAGTTGAGCCAGCACGGCTTCCAGCGAAGCCGGATCAAAGATCGCATCGCCGACGATGTCGCCATCGATACGCTTGGTGAGACCGGCGAGCACCTTGCCCGGCCCACACTCGACCACGCGGGTGATACCGTCAGCCTTCATCTTCTGCACCGTTTCGACCCAGCGCACCGGCGAAGCGGCTTGGCGCACCAGCGCATCCTTGATGGCGACCGGATCGCTCACCACCGCCACATCCACGTTGTTGATGACCGGGATGGACGGCGCACTGACCGTCACACTGGCCAAGTAGTCCCGCAGGCGGTCCGACGCCGGCTTCAGCAGCGAGGAGTGGAACGGCGCAGAAACGGGCAGCGGCAGCGCACGCTTGGCCCCCTTGGCCTTGGCAACCTCACAGGCCTTTTCGACCGCAGCCTTGGCACCCGCGATCACCACCTGGGCCGGCGCGTTGAAATTGACGGCCTCCACCACGCCTGCGATCGAGGCTTCGGCGCAGGCGGCGCGCACATCGTCGTCCGAGAGGCCGAGGATCGCAGCCATGCCGCCCTCACCGACCGGCACGGCTTCCTGCATCGCCTTGGCGCGGAAGCGCACCAGCGGCACGGCATCCTTGAACGCGATCGCTCCGGCAGCGACCAGCGCAGAATACTCGCCCAGGCTATGGCCGGCCACCACGGTCGGCACCGGGCCGACCGCCGCCTGCCACGCGCGGTACACCGCCACCGCGGCGGTCAGCATGACCGGCTGGGTATTGGTGGTCAGATTCAGTTCGTCGGCCGGGCCTTCGGCGATCAGCTTGCCGATGTCCTGGCCCAGCGCATCGGAAGCCTCCGCCAGCGTGGCGGCAACAGCCGGATGGTCGGCAAACGCATTGAGCATGCCGACCGATTGCGAACCCTGGCCGGGAAAGACGAAAGCAAATGTCATGGTTCGTTTAGTTGATGCTGGAAATTTGGTCAGAAGCGCAGCAGCGCGGCACCCCAGGTGAAGCCGCCGCCTACGCCCTCAAGCAGCACGTGGTGGCCCTTCCGGATACGGCCGTCGCGCACGGCAGCGTCCAGCGCCAGCGGAATCGACGCCGCCGACGTGTTGCCGTGCTCGTCGACCGTCACCACCATGCGCTCGTTGGGCAGGCCCAGTTTTTTGGCGGTGCCCTGCATGATGCGGATGTTGGCCTGGTGCGGAATCAGCCAGTCGATCTGCGAGGCCTCGACATTCGCCAGCCCCAGCGCTTCACGTGCCACCTTGTCGAGCACGTTGACCGCCAGCTTGAAGACCGCCTGCCCGTCCATGTACAGGAAGGCACTGCCCTTGATCGCACCTGCGGCCACGTTACCGGGCACGCAGAGGATATCGGCATGGCTGCCGTCGGCATGTAAGGCGGTCGAAAGGATGCCGGGCTCGTCGGACGCCTGCAAAACCACCGCGCCGGCGCCATCGCCAAACAGCACGCACGTGGTGCGATCGTTGAAATCGAGAATGCGCGAGAAGACTTCCGCACCGATCACCAGCACATTGCGGCAGCCGCCCGCACGGATGAACTTGTCGGCGGTGGCCAACGCGTAGACGAAGCCCGAGCACACCGCCTGCAGGTCGAACGCCGCGCAGTGGTTGGACAGACCCAGCTTCTGCTGCACCAGGCAGGCGGCGCTGGGGAAAACGAAGTCCGGCGTGGACGTCGCCACCAGAATCATATCGATCTCGGCGCGATCAATGCCGGCAGCCTCGATGGCGCGCTCGGCGGCCTTCACCGCCAGGTCGCTGCACGTGACGTCGGGCTCGGCGTAATGGCGCGCGCGGATGCCGCTGCGCGTGACGATCCATTCGTCGCTCGTCTCGATGCCTTTCTCGGCCAACTGGGCCGCCAGTTCATGATTGGTGACCCGCTTGGGCGGCAGATAGCTGCCCGTGCCGATGATCCTTGCGTAACGTGTCATGTGTGGGGTTGGGATCGGATGACCCGGCGCGGAGCCTTTATGCGGCGTCGGCGGCCGGAGCGGAGGTGGAAAGCGGCACCGCGGCACCCGCCGTGTCGTGATGGGATTCGAACGCCTGCGCGATGCGGGCAATCACCCCATTGGCCGCGGCATCATAGGCGCGCTTGATGGCCCACTCGAAGGCGTAGGCATCAGCCGAACCGTGGCTCTTGATGACGAGACCACGCAGGCCGAGCAACGCCGCACCGTTGTAGCGGCGGTGGTCGACCCGGCCCTTGAAGCGCGTCAGCACCGGCAGCGCCACGATGGCCAGCAACTTGGTGAACCACGAGCGGCTGAACTCTTCGCGCAGCATCTCGCCGATCATCTTGGCCAGGCCCTCGGTGCTCTTGAGCGCCACGTTGCCAACAAAGCCGTCACAGACCACGATGTCGGTGGTGCCCTTGAAGATGTCGTTGCCTTCGACATTGCCGAAGAAGTTGAGACCGGACGCGCGCAGCAGCTCGCCCGCCTGCTTGACGACCTCGTTGCCCTTGATGACCTCTTCGCCGATGTTGAGCAGGCCGACCGTGGGACGCGGCTTGTGTTCGACCACCGACACCATGGCGGACGCCATCTGCGCGAACTGCAGCAGGTGCTCGGGCTCGCAATCGGCATTGGCGCCGAGATCGAGCACGGTGGTACCCGCGCCCTTCCCGTTGGGGATGGCGGTGGCGATGGCCGGACGATCAATGCCGTCCAGCGTCTTGAGGACGTAGCGCGACACAGCCATCAGGGCGCCGGTATTGCCGGCGGACACGCATGCCTGCGCAGCGCCGTCCTTGACCTGGTTGATGGCCACGCGCATCGAAGAATCCTTCTTCTTTCGCAGCGCAACCTCGACCGAATCGTCCATCGACACCACTTCGGAGGCGGCAACGACGTGAACGCGGGAATGCGCAGTGGCGTGCAATCGCTTGAGCTGCGCCGCAATGGCGTCGGGCTGCCCGACAAGCAGCATTTCGACGTCTTCGTGCGCGGCGAGAAATTGGATCGCTGCTGGGATCGTCACGGAAACACCGTGATCGCCACCCATGCAGTCGATGGCAAGCTTGATGGTCATGCGAGTCTGATATGCGGTTTCACATGCTTCAGGCCGATGGCGCGCGCCCATGCTACACAACTCGGTGCACAGTTCGATACGCGACGCCGGACCCCGATCAGCAAAAAAGCGGCAAATTGGCTTGCCGCTTTTTTGCTTGCATCATGAACCGGTGCGTTCAGACCAACCCAACGCGCTTGCCAGAAGACTGGCAAACCGCATCAGTCGTTCTTGGTCTTGACGACCTTGCGGCCGCGATAGTAGCCGTTCGGGCTCACGTGGTGACGCAGGTGGACTTCACCCGTGGTCGGCTCGACAGCGATCGGGGCCGTGGTGAGGAAGTCGTGCGAACGATGCATGCCGCGCTTGGACGGCGACTTTTTGTTTTGTTGAACAGCCATGATGACTCCTAAGCAATTTGATCAATTTTATCACATCACACGGAGCCGGAGCGTAGCCATTCCGGTAGGCGTGTGAAACGTACCGCCATCGGCACGCGCCAAAGCTCGCGCATGCCTAATGTTTGGTCTTCAGGTTTGCCAGCACCGCGAACGGCGACGGCTTCTTCTCGGCTTGCGCAGCCTCCGGCTCCACCGCATCCGGACAGACTTCGTGACGCGGCGACACCGGCAACGCCAGCAGCAACTCGTCCTCGATCTGCGCGATCAGGTCGAAGCTGCGCGAGCCGACGATGACATCCGACTCATCGTCGTCCAGCGGAGCCGCATCGGCTTCCGCCTCCGAGCGGGCGACTTCCAGGCGCGTACGCACCGGCAACGGCTGCTCGTAGGCCCGGAGACAGCGCTGGCACTGCAGCCACACCGCGCCGCCCACCTCCAGATCGACAAACAGGCGCTGACGGGGCGACTGGCCCGCCGCGACCGCTTCGTCGCGCACGATACCTTGCATCCGCCAGCGGAAGAGCTGACCCGTATCAGCCGGCGCGTCGGCAGCCCGCTCAGCCAGCAGACGCGGCATATCGCTCAAGCCGATGCTGCCGCCAGCCGACTCACCACTGCGAATGAACGCGAAAAGATCGAATGCACGAAAATCCACAGATCGGACCCGCTGAACGCCTTGCTGCCGCGTGAGAAACCCTGATGCGCGCCGGCCTTGCCGGACCTTCCCCGCATCTTGCGCGCGGACGCCCGGTTTGCGACACTGCGCGGCCAAACCGCGAAACGCGGGATTATAACGGGCAAAAACCTCTGGCGTCAAAAGGTTTTCGCAAAAAATCCACTGCATCTTCAAGCACTTATGACCCACGCCACGCGTCCGCCGCTGATTCTCGCGTCCAGTTCGCCCTATCGCCGGGAGTTGCTCGAACGGCTGCGCCTGCCCTTCGAGATCGTAGTGCCGGATATCGACGAGACCCCCGCAGCCGGTGAGTCACCCGACCAGACTGCGCTGCGCCTGGCGCGGCAGAAGGCGGAGAAGGTCGCGGCGGCACACACGGGCACCCTGGTGATCGGCTCGGACCAGGTCGCCACGCTGGATGGCAAACAGGTCGGCAAACCCGGTGACCATGCGCGTGCGCTCGCCCAACTGCAGTGGATGCGCGGACGTACCGTCACATTCCACTCCGCCCTGTGCCTTTATGACGGACGCACCGGCCAGCACCAGAGCGAGGACGTGCGGACGCTGGCCACGTTCCGGAATCTCTCCGACGAGGAACTCGACGCCTACCTGCACCTGGAGCACCCCTACGACGTCGCCGGCAGCGCCAAGTCCGAGGGGCTGGGCATCGCGCTGCTGGAACGCGTGGAATCGCCGGACCCGACCGCGCTGGTCGGGCTGCCGCTGATCGCGCTGACCACCATGCTGCGTAACGCGCGCTATCCCCTGTTCGTGTAAGCCATGACTGGCACGCTCTACCTGATCCCTAACACGCTCGGCCTGCGCGACGCCGACGATCCGCTGCCGGATGTGATCCCCGCGGGCGTCCAGCAGATCACCGCACGGCTCGACTACTTTGTCGCCGAGCACGCCAAGACGGCGCGCGCCCTGCTGAAAAAACTGGCCGAGACCGCGCCGCTGGCCCGCCCGCTGCAGGACATCACGATCCGCGAACTCAACGTCAAGACGCCGGAATCGGAACTGGAAGCACTGCTGGCACCAGTGATCGGCGGGCGGGACGCGGGCTTGATGTCGGAGGCCGGCGTGCCGGCGGTGGCCGACCCCGGGGCAAACCTGGTGCGGCTGGCACACCGGCACGGCGTGCGCGTCAAACCGCTGGTGGGCCCCAGCTCGATCCTGTTGGCGGTGATGGCCTCCGGCCTGAATGGTCAGAGCTTCGCCTTCAACGGCTACCTGCCTGTCGACGCGAGTGAGCGCACACGCAAGCTGCGCTCGCTGGAACAAGCGTCGCGCGCGGCGGGCCAGACCCAGGTGTTCATCGAGACGCCCTACCGCAACGGCGCACTGCTGGAGGCAATCCAGGCAGCGTGCTCGCCCGGCACGCTGCTGTCGGTGGCGGTGGACCTGACACTACCCAGCGAGCAGGTGGTGACCCTCCCGGTGGGCGATTGGCGCCCGAACCGGCTGGAGCTGCACAAGCGGCCCGCCATCTTCTCGCTGCTGGCGCGCTGAGGCGCCGCACCGCCCTTCTTACTGCTTCATCAGGAGCTTGAGCTGGCCGGTGGCGGCCAGCGCCTTGATGGCACCCGCGCCCATGGCCGTGCCGAACTTGCGAGCCACGCGTTCAGCGAAGTTTTCCTTGACCGTGTAGTCGACCATGTCCGGCGCCTTGATGACGTTGCGGGCGACGAAGTCGGCGCTGCCGATGCCGTCCGCCAGGCCCAGTTCGACTGCCTTGGACCCGGTCCAGAACAGACCGGAGAACAACTGCGGATCGCCCTTCAGGCGGCTACCGCGCCCCTGCTTGACCACATCGATGAACTGCTGGTGCACCTCGTCGAGCATCGCCTGGGCGAATTGCCGCTGCTGCGGGGGCACCGGCGAGAACGGGTCGAGCATGCCCTTGTTGGCGCCGGCCGTCAGCAGGCGACGCTCCACGCCCACCTTGTCCATCAGGCCGGTAAAGCCGAAGCCGTCCATCAGCACACCGATCGAGCCGACGATGCTGGCCTTGTCGACATAAATCTTGTCGGCGGCGGCGGCCACGTAATAGCCGCCCGAGGCGCACATCTCCTCGACCACCACGTACAGCGGGATGTCCTTGTGCTTGGCGCGCAAGCGGCGGATATCGTCATTGATCATGCCGGCTTGCACCGGCGAGCCGCCCGGCGAATTGATCTTGAGGATCACCCCGGCGGTGTTGTCGTCGGCGAACGCGGCTTCCAGCGAGGCGTTGATGTTCTCGGCACTGGCGTTGGTGCTGGCGGCGATCTCGCCGTCGAGCGCCACCACCGCGGTATGGCGGCCGGAGCCGACGGTTTCGCCCTCGAAGCTGGCGAACAGATACAGCAGCCCGCCCAGGATGCCGAGCGTGACGAAGCGGAAAAAGATGCGCCAGCGACGGGCGGCGCGCTGCTCGCGGATGGCCGCCAGGAGGACATTCTCAAGCACCTCGCGCTCCCAGCCGGCAGCGGGATCGCGCAGCTCGGCTTCCAGCGGGTGGTCGGCCTGGTGCGTGAATTTCAGTTCATCGGGCTTGCCGGCGCCTTCTTCCGGCGATTTCGGCGGGGTCGGATCGGTCATGGACGAGGGAAAAAACGGTCGAAAAAAATCGTAGTCAGGCCACCGGAGGCACCGGGGCCGGCTCGGGTGCGGCGGGCAGGCGGCAGAGCGCGTCGGGCTGCCACCAGACGTCGCCATCCCGCTCAGTGACGTCGAGCTTGGTCAGATGCGCGCCCCGGCACGGTCCGCCGACACAGCGGCCGGTATCGGGCTCGTAGATCGCACCGTGCGTGGCGCACATCAGGTACAGGCCCGAGCCTTCAAAGAACTGGCCTTCCTGCCAGTCCATTTCCATCGGCACATGGGCACACCGATTCAGATAACCATGGACATCGCCAGCGTAGCGCACTACGAACGCCCCCATCGCGCGCCCGCGCACCTCGACAGGAAAACGCACGCCGAGCCCGCCGTCCAGCAGATCGGCGCCGGCACAGACGCGCACGGGTCCGGTCGGAGCGCTCGGCTCAGGCATGGTCGGCCAGCCAGCGATGCAGTTCGGCGACGGAGCCGGCGCAGAACAGCGGATCCAGCGCGTGCAACACGTCGGCCGGATGCGCTCCGTAGGAGACCGCCACCCCGGCGGCGCCGGCATTGGCCGCCATCTGCAGGTCGTGCGTGGTGTCGCCGATCATCACGGTACGCTCCACGTCCATGCCCAGTTCGCGAGTCAGCTCGAGCAGCATGGCCGGGTGCGGTTTGGAGAAGGTCTCGTCAGCGCACCGCGTGTCGTCAAAGACACCGATCAGGCCACTCACCTCCAGCGCCCGCTGCAGGCCGACACGCGACTTACCGGTCGCCACCGCCAGCAGATAGTGCTGCTTGCGCAGCGCCTCCAGCATCTCCCGCACGCCCGGGAACAGCACCAGTTGCGCGTCCCGGGTGAGATAGTGGAAGCGATAACGCTCGGCCAGCCGGCCGTAATCGGACGGATCGAGCGTCGGCACCACGTATTCGAGCGCATCGCGCAGGCCCAGGCCGATCACGTGGCTGGCATGCGCGTCGTCCGGCACCGGCAGGCCGAGATCGCGGCACGCCAACTGGATCGACCGGGTGATCGCCGGCGTCGAATCCATCAGGGTGCCGTCCCAGTCGAAGACGATCAGGTCAAAGCGCTGCTGCGGCATGGGAATCGGAATCCTGGGGGCGGAAGGCGTCGAGGAACGCGGCGCATTCGGCCGGCAGCGGCGCCTTGAATGTCACGATTTCGCCGCTTTGCGGATGCGTCAGCCGCAACGTGTGCGCATGCAGGAACATCCGGGCCAGCCGTGGCAACGCGTTGGCACGTGACAACGCCTTGTTGAGCGCGAAATCGCCGTACTTGTCATCGCCGAGAATGGGGAAACCCGCATGCGCGAGATGGACGCGAATCTGGTGCGTGCGGCCCGTCTTCAGCTCGGCCTCCAGCAAGGTGTAGGGGCCGAACACCCCCACCCTGTTGAAAATCGTATGCGATGGCTGCCCATCGGCCTGCACACGCACGCGGCGCTCGCCTTCCGGCGTGGTGTATTTGAACAGCGGGGCCTTGATGTGCTGGCGCTGATGCGGCCAGACGCCCTTGACGGCGGCAAAGTAGCGCTTGTCCAGTTGGCCTTCGCGGATCTGCTCGTGCAGCGCGACCAGCGCCGAGCGCTTCTTGGCCAGCAGCAGCACGCCGGAGGTCTCGCGGTCCAGCCGGTGCACCAGTTCCAGGAATTTCGCGTCCGGACGCGACCGGCGCAACTGCTCGATCACACCGAACGCCACGCCGGAGCCGCCATGCACGGCCACACCGGCCGGCTTGTCGATCACCAGCAGGTGCGTATCTTCGTGGAGAATCGTGAATTCGGCGGCCGGCACGGCACGCGCCGCCTCAACCTGCTCGGCCGATGGCTGCGCGATGCGCAGCGGCGGGATGCGCACCAGATCGCCAAGTTTCAGGCGGTATTCCGCATCGATGCGGCCCTTGTTCACGCGCACCTCGCCGGAGCGCAGGATGCGGTAGATGTGGCTCTTGGGCACGCCCTTGGCCAAGCGCATCAGGAAGTTGTCGATCCGCTGCCCTTGGGCGTCTTCGCCGATTTCTACATAGGCGACCGATTTGCCGTCGAGTGCGTCACCGAGTGTGCCACGTGCGGCCCGTTGAATGCGGCCATCAAATGGATGGCGTAACTCATTCATTTTCAATATAATTTTCTCGCTGGACAGTCGTTTGTGCGCCAGCAAGTGCCGGTCGGGACGAAACAACAGATATTGTACACAGCCATCGTTTCTGTCCGGAACGCGCCGATCATCCGTCCAAGTGTGTTACAAAGCTAAACACGTGGCCGGTCCTGATCGGCACGGAAAAAGCAGCACGCACCGCTGTCCCATTGCGCAGGACGTGAACCAAAGATCACGTCGGCAACGTCGGCCAGCGTGGAACGAGCAGCTGGTAGAACAGAATTCAAGGCGGACGCCAATGGTCATCCATACGGCGCCCGCTTGGTGAAAGAAGCCCTTGCCGCACCAAAGTTGGTGCCGGCCGGCCGACCATCCGGTTACCGCGTTGCCATGGCGGTCCGGCGGCAAAACTCCAACAAGCAGCATGCCGCCCGATCGCCCGCCGCGGGTTCCGCCCGGACAGGCCGTCCGTCAATCCGCTCTTTGTGGTCGCTTCACGCGACTCGCCGCCGCAGGCCCGACCGCACAACGCGAAGGCCATACGGCGCGAGTGACAGGACGTGCAAATCGCACACGCGAACCTCGCCCTGCCCCGTGACGCCCTCCTTTCTTTCGCCCGCGCCCCGTCGCGCCGTTTTTTCGTCGGCCGACACCCTGGCAATTCGTTGACCACCCGCTCCGCCCATGCGTGCTCCATGCAGCGCCGTGCCCGCACGGCATTGGAGTGAGGTAACAATGAAACGCATGTTGTTCAATGCGACGCAGCAAGAAGAGTTGCGCGTCGCCATTGTCGATGGCCAGAAACTGATCGACATCGACATCGAGACCGCCGGCCGCGAACAGCGCAAAGGCAATATCTACAAGGGTGTCATCACCCGCATCGAACCGTCGCTGGAGGCCTGCTTCGTCAACTACGGCGAAGAACGGCACGGTTTCCTCCCCTTCAAGGAAGTCGCCCGCGCCTACTTCAAGGACGGCGTGGATGTGCGCACCGCCCGCATCCAGGACGCGCTCACCGAAGGCCAGGAACTGATCGTCCAGGTGGAAAAGGAAGAGCGCGGCAACAAGGGCGCGGCGCTGACCACCTTCATCTCGCTGGCCGGCCGCTACCTGGTGCTGATGCCGAACAACCCGCGCGGCGGCGGCGTGTCTCGCCGGATCGAAGGCGAAGACCGCCAGGAACTGCGCGAAACCATGGCGCAGTTGCAGGTCCCGGAAGGCATGAGCATCATTGCCCGCACCGCCGGCATCGGCCGCTCGGCCGAAGAGCTGCAGTGGGATCTGAACTACCTGATGCAACTGTGGAAGGCGGTCGACGGTGCAGCGTCCGAGAACCGGGCGCCGCTGCTGATCTATCTCGAATCCAGCCTGGTGATCCGTGCCATCCGCGATTACTTCCAGCCGGACATCGGTGAGATCCTGATCGATACCGACGACATCTACGATCAGGCCCGCGCCTTCATGAGCGTGGTGATGCCCGACAACATGAATCGGGTGAAGAAGTATCGCGACGACGTTCCCCTGTTCTCGCGCTTCCAGATCGAACACCAGATCGAATCGGCCTATTCGCGCATGGTGATGCTGCCCTCGGGCGGCGCTATCGTGATCGACCACACCGAGGCGCTGGTCGCCGTCGACGTGAACTCGGCGCGCGCCACCAAGGGTGCGGACATCGAGGAAACCGCGCTGCGCACCAACCTCGAGGCCGCCGACGAGATCGCCCGCCAGTTGCGCCTGCGCGACCTTGGAGGCCTGATCGTGATCGACTTCATCGATATGGAGTCGAGCAAGGCCCAGAAGGACGTCGAGACCCGCCTGAAGGACGCGCTGCGCCACGACCGCGCCCGCGTACAGATGGGCAAGATCAGCCGATTCGGCCTGATGGAGCTGTCGCGCCAGCGCCTGCGTCCGTCGCTGTCGGAAGGCTCGCATGTCACCTGCCCGCGCTGTAACGGCACGGGCCACATCCGCGATACCGAATCGTCCGCCCTGCAGGTGCTGCGCATCATCCAGGAAGAGGCGATGAAGGAAAACACCGCCGCGATCCACTGCCAGGTGCCGGTGGAAGTGGCTGCGTTCCTGCTCAACGAGAAGCGCCCGGACATCAACCTGATCGAGACGCGCTTCAAGGTCAATGTGCTGCTGATTCCGAACAAGCACCTGGAAACGCCGCACTACAAGCTCGAGCGCCTGCGTCACGACGATCCGCGCCTGGACGACAACAAGGCCAGCTACAAGATGGCCGAGGAAGCCGCCAAGGAACTGGAAGCCGACACCGCCTACAGCACCCGCAAGGAAGCCGTCAAGCCGCGCCAGGAAGCGGCGGTCAAGGGCATCACGCCGGAACAGCCGGCCCCGGTATCGGTACCGCGCGCCGAGCGGCCGGCCCGTGCCGAGGCCGCTCCGGCCGCAGCACCGCAAGCGTCGGCCCCGGTGCCTGCACAAGGCGGGTTCATGTCGTGGCTCAAGTCGCTGTTTGGCGGCAAGCCGGCCGAGCCGG
The sequence above is drawn from the Ralstonia solanacearum K60 genome and encodes:
- a CDS encoding RluA family pseudouridine synthase; the protein is MNELRHPFDGRIQRAARGTLGDALDGKSVAYVEIGEDAQGQRIDNFLMRLAKGVPKSHIYRILRSGEVRVNKGRIDAEYRLKLGDLVRIPPLRIAQPSAEQVEAARAVPAAEFTILHEDTHLLVIDKPAGVAVHGGSGVAFGVIEQLRRSRPDAKFLELVHRLDRETSGVLLLAKKRSALVALHEQIREGQLDKRYFAAVKGVWPHQRQHIKAPLFKYTTPEGERRVRVQADGQPSHTIFNRVGVFGPYTLLEAELKTGRTHQIRVHLAHAGFPILGDDKYGDFALNKALSRANALPRLARMFLHAHTLRLTHPQSGEIVTFKAPLPAECAAFLDAFRPQDSDSHAAAAL
- a CDS encoding HAD-IIIA family hydrolase, which codes for MPQQRFDLIVFDWDGTLMDSTPAITRSIQLACRDLGLPVPDDAHASHVIGLGLRDALEYVVPTLDPSDYGRLAERYRFHYLTRDAQLVLFPGVREMLEALRKQHYLLAVATGKSRVGLQRALEVSGLIGVFDDTRCADETFSKPHPAMLLELTRELGMDVERTVMIGDTTHDLQMAANAGAAGVAVSYGAHPADVLHALDPLFCAGSVAELHRWLADHA
- a CDS encoding Rne/Rng family ribonuclease, coding for MKRMLFNATQQEELRVAIVDGQKLIDIDIETAGREQRKGNIYKGVITRIEPSLEACFVNYGEERHGFLPFKEVARAYFKDGVDVRTARIQDALTEGQELIVQVEKEERGNKGAALTTFISLAGRYLVLMPNNPRGGGVSRRIEGEDRQELRETMAQLQVPEGMSIIARTAGIGRSAEELQWDLNYLMQLWKAVDGAASENRAPLLIYLESSLVIRAIRDYFQPDIGEILIDTDDIYDQARAFMSVVMPDNMNRVKKYRDDVPLFSRFQIEHQIESAYSRMVMLPSGGAIVIDHTEALVAVDVNSARATKGADIEETALRTNLEAADEIARQLRLRDLGGLIVIDFIDMESSKAQKDVETRLKDALRHDRARVQMGKISRFGLMELSRQRLRPSLSEGSHVTCPRCNGTGHIRDTESSALQVLRIIQEEAMKENTAAIHCQVPVEVAAFLLNEKRPDINLIETRFKVNVLLIPNKHLETPHYKLERLRHDDPRLDDNKASYKMAEEAAKELEADTAYSTRKEAVKPRQEAAVKGITPEQPAPVSVPRAERPARAEAAPAAAPQASAPVPAQGGFMSWLKSLFGGKPAEPVVAAPVETPKRAEDGSRRDRGNRQERGGRSGQRGERGERGERGERSERQGQQGGGRDGQRQGREGSRNEAREGQAQREGQRESQRGNRDRNRQPAETTDRETVEARQPQQGQEARDGQGRRERSQERRERAPREGREGGRESREGRESREPREGRDGRERDAQQAKEAASAAAPAAVAGLIDPTAAAQVPQALVDATLPAEAIAAEGAAPGAEGTGEGEERRRRGRRGRNRYRRDREGAEGVRAEDETEDEGETAAAEPATATQPAVEAVQPAAPVVHETVTEPVQTPAPAAIETAVPAVQTPVHAVEAETVAPVPAQPTAQPAEPVAAVAATPATEPAADTIVTALTEVPAPVSAVAQVSPLPIGTLQAVVADAGMTWVHTDSQKLQAAQEEAARTVTPPRVPRERKPLPPIQQGPMVLVETNRPAGGTDQ